A segment of the Necator americanus strain Aroian chromosome IV, whole genome shotgun sequence genome:
acgaagtagaagaaaatctttttcggAAGGTTACGTAGCTTTACATAAATTCTATTTCGATGTGTTGATGTCAGCCGCGAAGATATAGAAGCTAAACGCAGCATATCTTTAACAGAAAGATCACTCACATCTTCTAAAGCTAATTTTAGACGCAAGAATATCCCCAGGAAGCAGGATCAAACGGTTctcaattttctggattttgttgTCTAGTCGATTTTAGAGCAAAAAGTCTggtcttttaaaggcagcataccacgaatctgagctggtgcgGATATCCGGTGGAGTAcccgtatacagggtcgtagattacggagaagGGGAttgtttcgctcatctctccctgtatcactgcaaacagccacctccagaatgctgttttgtacgacggcatctattgcaacgctcaaccccttgcgccgcctcccccctgcgattcgtcgaaaatcatttcagactgccccgataggcagaaagggacgctacgtgtgcaagggtggcgcgctgcaatagaaggcttCGTACGAATCAGCATTCAGGGGctggctgcttgcagtgatgcagggagagatgagcggaaccaccccggtcttcataatctacgaccccgaatacggatactccacctgaaatccgtgccaacCTAGATCGTGGCATGCTGGCTTTAAGGCGATGTGCAACGGTGTTTGTGTTCACGATATTTCTCAATCAGAAGCGTAACGTAACGTCGATGACACGGGTGGTGCTTTCATTTAGTAACAAAATCTCACTGATTGACATGACATGAACAGACTGTCACCAGAGAGCTCTGTCTCAGAGGCCTGCGTGTTTGGAAATCGTTCCCGTTGCGTCGTGGCGAGCAGTTAAAAATGTGGTAACCTCACTTTGAAACAAAGGGATGTAGAAAATTTGACCTCGCTTCCCTCCTCTCCCTCCCCCATGTGGCTAAAAGGTTCGGAAGTCTGAAACTCCGACTtcgactttgtttttttttccatttgagTATGTTCACAGCATTGTCAAGCTGTTTAACAAGTAGATTCTTCATCTTATCTTATTATCATTATCTTCCTCTTCATAAGAAAAGGGCCAATTTAGGCTTCATGAATGTGCTCTAAAATAGAACACAGTCGCACAGTGAGACAATGAATTCCTTCTTGAGTGGGGCATCTATTGAAGAgaaatattaggttgttcggatataaacgagactttcgaAACCTTACGAATTTCGAACAGCAATTTGGACAGTTTTGGTTCCATTTTATTCCTGGCGTTTTCCtgtatattttacttttttgtttatttttgatttctgtaatatttttttacttcatagaaattttttatttcataaaaataaaaatttatttatttgtttgtttactttttgtttatttattttattgaagatgtGATTTCGCGAAGTCAATGCTACAAATGGTTTCAacgctttgaaaatggaaatgagagcttagaagaagaagaacaccGACGTCGTCCTCAAGTGGTAGACGACGAATTACTGAAGAAGGCGTTCGAGTATGATCCGACACaaactacaagaaaacttGCCCTGGAGTTCGGATGTTCGAATTCGACAATTGACGAGCATTTACATACAATCGGGAAGACAAATCAGTGCGGCAAATGGTTCTTCAAAAGAtgagtgatgaaaataaagctgtccgtaaatcgaaaaaaaaatcgaagagttgGGCTGGAAAGTTTTGCCGCATCCGCCGTATAGTCCGGACTTGGCTCCTTCGGACTACCATCTATTTCGATCGATGCATCACGGATTGTCGGAGAAAGAGTTCAACAATATCGATGAAGTCCGATCTTGGGTCGCATCATACTTCGACTCACAGCCAACCAAATTCTTTGAGGACGGCATCCACaacctgcatgatcgatggcGAAGCGTTGTTGATAGTTGTGGAGAATATTGTTTGGAATAAAGacttgttttaaaaaattttgtgatgtttgaaagtttgagtcgaaagtctcgtttatatccgaacaacctaataatttagaaaaacaactaaCACTATAATACAAACTGGGGTTGTATGGCAGGAATTAAGAAAGTCGTTGGGAGATTGCAATCAGAAAAACAAGCTTGAAAACAATTAGATTTTACATAACGGTATTTTATCGACTGCTTCCTCCAGTTCCATTCTAAATATTCTGTAAACCTTTACGTAAAATTGATTAACTAACAAGCAAAAATTCGTCCTAATGTCGATCGCGTGCCTCCTACTCCATTTGCAAACACACAAAAGCGGTTATCGACAAATTCCAGCATGCTGCACTTTTTAACAGCTTCATCAGTGATGATAGAAGCTTGAGCACCTAAACTAAAATACATTCTCCTTCTGGAGCTAAAGTGCACTTCTTCACAAATATCAAAACTACCAGTATCCACCAACGCAATAACGTCAGTTTCGTTCAATTTCGCTTGCAGATACAACATAGGGGTTTTCGCAAAGCACTCCGGAAAAGAGACCGTTGCTTTTTCTAGACGCCTATGCACTGGTTTATTGCCTACAAAAAGATGGGCAAACTCTGTAGTCTTACTTGTCCAGTAGTCGTTCCCTCCACTTTTTCAGTGATCTCTGCTTTAGAGCATGCTCCCGAAACGCTGTTACAAATCCGCCTGGAAGTTAAATCAGAGAAACATGAACTGtgttttctgaaaatgtaTGTATGAACAATGCCATCGGGTATCACTGACCCAAGTCTTCAGGATTTCCGTCGTAAGTTTCTGCTAGTCTTGGAAAATGCACCATTACCTCGTCATGGAGATTCCTCTTCTTCATATTATTGTACAACTAGAAATTCGCGTCAATTTATAACTGCAAACTTCTGTGCATGGATTTTTCTACATTGCACACAATGATTGGGACGGTTGCAGAAAAAGTTTCCGCTGCGACTGTCTTCTCAAAATTGCCCTAAGCCAATAAAGTCTTTCATTCATCTGTGGTCAACCAATTATTTCCAGACTTTTCTAGGAGGAAAGGAACTCTATAGATCTGCTCGCCCTACAATTTGTTGTAAAAGCCGCACACTCGTCCAGAAACCTTTAGAGCAATTTTGAATCGAAGTCCAACTTATTTGAGCATACCAAACTCAGCACAAATCTTTCGTCCCCTGTCATTCCCCTAACTGTTGGAAGCAGCTAAACTGGTACTCCCTGCTCAAATTAAGATTGAATAGAATAGGTTTAATCGTTATCCTACATTCTATACCTATCTTATTGCCGCTCCAAGTgcagttttgaaaaagaattttccctGCACAATTGCCGCCGGGGTGGGGGATGTGGCGCAGtgggttagaggtccgtttaGCCACATGACGGAAGCCTGCTCTTTGCAAAGAAAAGGTGCACTGACTGCAGTGGagcgaaaatatgaaaaagtaCAAACTCACTATTCTAAATAGTACAGGGAGAGTACAGCCACCACAAGCAATTTTTATTCGTTACGCGGATAATCAGGTGACACTATTTTAACcttcaaaatgaaagaaatcagCCGTGCATGACAACTAACCGTGCTGGCACGTCGCGAAATTTCAGATTCGTATGGTGTGATCGTTTTATTTGCTGACACTCGTATGCTTTTGATGAGATTGTTAAGGCGCTGGTGTAAAAGTTACATTAATACGACACTTTCACTTATATTTTCCGGCTTAATATTGAACATATCTTCAACTGTCCTGAGTCCTCTGAATGAGAGGATAATGGCTCATTTACATATGTTATCTTTGACATTACGAGCGTGTCACCATCGCAGATATTGAGCTCCTGGAACGAGTAGTAGGCTATTGTTCGTATATGGAACGAGACAGAATGAAAACCCTCGTCCTCGTCAAGTAAGAAACCTTCAGTGTTTTCTCCCTGTTTAAATTCAAAACTCTGTCGCCTTTAAGAATATTGAATTCTTCTGGTGACTCAGAAATATTAAGCTTCAAAAAGGCGACCATAACTAAGCTGCTCAACCTTAGCTCCTCGTTGACCTAAAGAAACGGTCATAAGGAAGATGCTTCTTTCGAAGATTATCAGTTTCTCTTCAATAACATTCCCGTTATATCAAAGTGTATATGTATGTTATATCAAAAGTAAAAACTGGTGATCAAACTCACTTCAAGCTTTACGACAGTACTAGAAAATTCAACCGTCACCTGCATAATTCTTGAGAAAATGGTGAGGGATACCTGGTGAGGTATGTGTTACATACGCGTAAGCAAGGCGGACATTGTATAATGTTCAAGTTCACATCTAATCCTGGTGTACGTCAGATGTACCACGTTAATAAGCTCTCAGGATTTTGCCCGTGCGAAACTCGAAGTCGGAAAAGTAAGATTTTAGGCATGTATACGGTTGCGTTCTTCCGGCAATCGGTTTCGTGTGCAATAAAAACAGAATGaattatatgtttatttaaaCATCAAGCATAAACGAAAGCAGACGCTGTGGTCTACAAGGTCCGAAATGTGGGAGCGTGAGGGTTCGAGGATATGAGAAGCACGTACATCCTGATCGTTGCGTGTTCGTTCTTTGTTGCAAACGCGGTTCCATTTCTCGTCCGCCTGTAGTCAACTGCCTTCGTCTCCGATTCAAATGATCATGCTTTGAGCGCTAATAATCCTTCTTTAGCGACTTCGATATGAAACTCTTACATACTCTTAGAATAGAGTCGGTTTAAAATGAGCGTATGTCAGTGTACGAAAACGGTCCGGTCATAGACGGCCCTCACACGTCAATTGAACAATAATGTTTCTTCAGAGACCTACAGTTGATGGTAATTTGATCGCTACCGCAAGCGCATTGTATCAGCTTTGCGATTAACTCTGATCCCATTTTGAAGTTCGATTCGGATCTACAATGTCGCCGACAGCATTGCTGATCTGCACTGCTCCACTC
Coding sequences within it:
- a CDS encoding hypothetical protein (NECATOR_CHRIV.G16013.T1), which produces MQVTVEFSSTVVKLEVNEELRLSSLVMVAFLKLNISESPEEFNILKGDRVLNLNREKTLKELNICDGDTLVMSKITYRLNNLIKSIRVSANKTITPYESEISRRASTLYNNMKKRNLHDEVMVHFPRLAETYDGNPEDLGGFVTAFREHALKQRSLKKWRERLLDKRLEKATVSFPECFAKTPMLYLQAKLNETDVIALVDTGAQASIITDEAVKKCSMLEFVDNRFCVFANGVGGTRSTLGRIFACDILVAGMTLLCAFDVLPGDACNVDVIIGVDVLSKNQAIIDVTNRTIRFGDRGSANFIQLEDAEKLEPFGGMITDGRPRPMENTTNLNDVAKK
- a CDS encoding hypothetical protein (NECATOR_CHRIV.G16013.T3); the encoded protein is MQVTVEFSSTVVKLEVNEELRLSSLVMVAFLKLNISESPEEFNILKGDRVLNLNREKTLKELNICDGDTLVMSKITYVNEPLSSHSEDSGQLKQRLNNLIKSIRVSANKTITPYESEISRRASTLYNNMKKRNLHDEVMVHFPRLAETYDGNPEDLGGFVTAFREHALKQRSLKKWRERLLDKRLEKATVSFPECFAKTPMLYLQAKLNETDVIALVDTGAQASIITDEAVKKCSMLEFVDNRFCVFANGVGGTRSTLGRIFACDILVAGMTLLCAFDVLPGDACNVDVIIGVDVLSKNQAIIDVTNRTIRFGDRGSANFIQLEDAEKLEPFGGMITDGRPRPMENTTNLNDVAKK
- a CDS encoding hypothetical protein (NECATOR_CHRIV.G16013.T2), encoding MQVTVEFSSTVVKLEVNEELRLSSLVMVAFLKLNISESPEEFNILKGDRVLNLNREKTLKELNICDGDTLVMSKITYVNEPLSSHSEDSGQLKQRLNNLIKSIRVSANKTITPYESEISRRASTLYNNMKKRNLHDEVMVHFPRLAETYDGNPEDLGGFVTAFREHALKQRSLKKWRERLLDKRLEKATVSFPECFAKTPMLYLQAKLNETDVIALGAQASIITDEAVKKCSMLEFVDNRFCVFANGVGGTRSTLGRIFACDILVAGMTLLCAFDVLPGDACNVDVIIGVDVLSKNQAIIDVTNRTIRFGDRGSANFIQLEDAEKLEPFGGMITDGRPRPMENTTNLNDVAKK